One stretch of Bombina bombina isolate aBomBom1 chromosome 7, aBomBom1.pri, whole genome shotgun sequence DNA includes these proteins:
- the LOC128665799 gene encoding uncharacterized protein LOC128665799 yields the protein MTYTGDYQVKILRYFLNTSKVEELDINPKIKPFNTDRMTTNKFRRAYSLRIPRSPKPAFVDTSGFYDRLEEAECPEDPQVMNEISGNRDSTNFSWDVPLIDEAPKLQHCRKKWISRSLRVPKTRLADEGLSAAPTEEIYEKEDISGSWNDPANTNPCEKQKESDVSQKEKEAENEEDKQKCKKMKHYKKSIDRAFRRGWENFLTNIYTISLTRTSQDAPQLVKAF from the exons ATGACATACACCGGAGATTACCAAGTGAAGATTTTAagatattttctaaacacaagtaaAGTAGAGGAGTTGGACATTAATCCAAAAATCAAACCATTCAACACTGACAGGATGACCACTAACAAATTTAGAAGAGCCTATTCCCTGCGGATACCACGTTCTCCAAAACCAGCATTTGTGGACACTTCTGGATTTTATGATCGTCTTGAGGAAGCAGAATGTCCAGAAGACCCCCAAGTTATGAATGAAATCTCTGGTAACAGGGACAGCACAAACTTTTCCTGGGATGTACCCTTAATTGACGAGGCACCAAAACTCCAACACTGTAGAAAGAAATGGATTTCTAGAAGTCTAAGAGTCCCAAAGACCCGTTTAGCTGATGAAGGACTTTCTGCAGCCCCCACAGAAGAGATATATGAAAAAGAGGATATCAGTGGCTCATGGAATGACCCTGCAAACACGAACCCATGTGAGAAGCAAAAGGAGTCAGATGTGTCTCAGAAGGAAAAAGAGGCTGAAAATGAGGAggataaacaaaaatgtaaaaaaatgaagcACTACAAAAAG AGCATCGACCGAGCTTTCCGGCGCGGCTGGGAGAATTTTCTCACCAACATCTACACTATTTCTCTAACAAGGACATCACAAGATGCCCCCCAGCTGGTTAAAGCATTTTAG